The Macaca nemestrina isolate mMacNem1 chromosome 12, mMacNem.hap1, whole genome shotgun sequence genome contains a region encoding:
- the LOC105493663 gene encoding sarcolipin gives MGINTRELFLNFTIVLITVILMWLLVRSYQY, from the coding sequence ATGGGGATAAACACCCGGGAGCTGTTTCTCAACTTCACTATTGTCTTGATTACGGTTATTCTTATGTGGCTCCTTGTGAGGTCCTATCAGTACTGA